CATTGCAGCCGCCAGAAAAAAGAATGATCGTTCGATTATAGCGGCGACGCCTGCTTTCCGGCGTCCGGCAATCGAGGTGCTGCTCTAGCGGCGCGCGTACGCCAGGAACCGTCGGGAAGCGTCATGTCCCGGGCACGCGGGACGGCAGGCGGCAGTCGAAGCGCGGCCGAACGCGAGCCGGCTAGCGTGGCGCGCCGCCCTCCGCCACGTCCTGCGCGGCCAGTTCGTCGAGTTCGGCCTGCTCGAATCCGGCATCGCGGCGCGCATCGAAATTGAACGGGCCGCGCAGCCGCGGCGCGTGGTATTGCTCGGCGAGCAGCCGGTAAGTCGGCACGGGATCGCGGCCGGCTTCGTCGCACAGATGCCGGAACCAGCGGTTGCCGATCGCGACGTGGCCGATTTCGTCGCGCAGGATCACGTCGAGAATCGCGGCCGACGCGTCGTCACCCGCCTGCACGAGCCGCGCGCGAATCGGCGGCGACGCGTCGAGCCCGCGGGCCTCGAGCGTGCGCGGCACGAGCGCCATGCGCGCCAGCACGTCGCCCTTGGTCCGCTCGCACATCTCCCACAGACCGTTGTGCGCGGGAAAATCGCCGTACGCATGCCCGAATGCCGCCAGGCGGTCGGACAGCAGCGTGAAGTGATAGGCCTCCTCGGCCGCGACCTTCAGCCAGTCCGCGTAGAACGGGGCGGGCAGGCCCGCGAAGCGCCAGACCGCGTCGAGCGCCAGGTTGATCGCATTGAACTCGATATGGGCAAGCGCGTGCAGCAGCACGGCGCGCCCTTCCGGCGAACGCATGCTGCGCCGCTCGAGCTGGCGCGGTTCGACGAGCGGCGGGCGCGCCGGACGCCCGGGCAGATCGGCCGATTCGGGCAATTCGAGCGACGGCGCGATCGCCGCCTGCCCGGCCAGCAGCGCGTCATAGAGCGCACGCACCTGGGCGGCCTTGGCCGCGGGTTCGGCGTCACGCAGCGCCTCGAGCGCGGCGCGGCGCACGCAGGCCGACGCATTGCCGAAAGAAGAAGACTCCATGCTCATAAACGGGGACACCCTGCGTGCGCATCGCGGGAGCGCACGCACGCGACGGTTTACAATAGGCGATTGTTGCGCGGCACATGCGCATGCGCCGGGCAAACCAGACGCGCCATTCTACCGGCGCCCTTCATCGAAGAGACAAGGAGACTCCGTGACGATCTACAAGCTGGGCGATACGGCCCCGACGATCCACGAAAGCGTATTCGTCGCCGATACGGCGGCCATCATCGGCAAGGTCGTGCTCGAGGAGAACGCGAGCGTCTGGTTCGGCGCGACGATTCGCGGCGACAACGAGACGATCACCGTCGGTGCAGGCAGCAACGTCCAGGAAGGCGCGGTTTTGCACACGGACCCTGGCTTTCCGCTGACGATTGCCGAAAACGTGACGATCGGGCACCAGGCCATGCTGCACGGCTGCACGATCGGCGAAGGTTCGCTGGTCGGTATCCAGGCGGTGGTCTTGAATGGAGCGGTCATCGGCCGCAACTGTCTGGTTGGTGCCGGCGCGGTCGTGACGGAAGGCAAGGCGTTCCCGGACAACTCGCTGATTCTCGGCGCACCGGCGAAAGTCGTGCGCGAGCTGTCGGCGGAAGACATTGCGCGGCTGCGCACGAACGCGAAGACGTACGTCGAGCGGCGTGCGCATTTCAAGGAGCAACTCGTGCGGATCGGGTGATTCGCACGGATTTCAAGGAAGAAGAGTGAGCGACCAGTTACAGAAATTCATGTTCAATGCGGCGCCCGTGCGCGGCGAGATCGTTTCGCTGCGCAATACGTGGCAGGAAGTGCTCGCCCGCCGCGACTACCCTGCCCCCGTGCGCACGGTGCTCGGCGAGATGATGGCCGCGTGCGCGCTGCTCTCCGCGAACCTGAAATTCAACGGCACCCTGATCATGCAGATCTTCGGCGACGGGCCTGTCCAGATGCTGGTCGTCCAGTGCGGCTCGGATCTGTCGATGCGGGCCACCGCGAAGTTCGCCGGCGACTCCGCCCAGACGATCGGCGACGACACGCGCTTCGCGTCGCTCGTCAACGCGAGCGGCCACGGCCGCTGCGTGATCACGCTCGATCCGGCCGACAAGCTGCCCGGCCAGCAGCCGTACCAGGGCATCGTGCCGCTGAACGGTGTCGACGGCCCGCTTGAATCCGTCTCGCAGGTGCTCGAGCATTACATGCATCACTCGGAACAGCTCGACACGCGGATGTGGCTCGCGGCCGATCGCGACCGCGCGGTGGGCATGCTGCTGCAGAAGCTGCCGGGCGACGGCGGCATCGTGCCGCGTAACGCCGAAACCGATACCGATACGTGGGAGCGCGTGTGCACGCTCGGCGGCACGCTGTCCGCCCAGGAACTGCTCGAGGTCGAACCGGAGGTCGTGTTCCGCCGGCTGTTCTGGCAGGAAAACGTGCAGCACTTCGAACCGGCCGGCACGCGTTTCCAGTGCTCGTGCTCGCGCGAGAAGGTCGGCGCGATGCTGCGCATGCTCGGCCGTGAAGAAGTCGATAGCGTGATCGTCGAGCGCGGCCATGTCGAGATTCATTGCGAGTTCTGCAACCAGCGCTATGAATTCGATCCGGTCGACGTCGCGCAGCTGTTCGCGGCACCCGGCGTCGAGACGGGCATCGCGCCCGCGACCGAGCAGCGTCACTGATCAGTGGCCCGATGCCCGTCGTCCGGGCATGGGCGCATAATGACGCACGAGCGTCGCACGCAAGGCTCCGGCGCCGAAGTCGCGCACTTCGGCGCAAGCCGCTTCCCGTCGTCGGCGCGCTGCAGGAGAAACACATGAATCGCCCGCTTCATCATCCGTTCCGCACCATCGTCCTGACAACCGTTGCCGCCGGCACGCTCGTGCTGGCCGGCTGCGCGATGCCGCCGCCGACTTCCACGATCCTGAGCCGCCTGCCCGAACCCGGTGCATCGGGCGGCCAGCCGCCCGCGCTGTCGAGCGCCGAACGCAAGCGCTACGACGAGATCGACCAGCAGGTGCTGCGCGAACAGAACAATGCGATGGCAGCCGAGGCCGCCGCGCGCGCATGGGCCTATTACTCGCCGCCGCCGGTGACGGTCTACGGCGGGTATTACGGCGGATGGGGAAATCGCTGGGGCTCGGGCATCAGCTACGGCTACCCGGGATGGTGGTGGTGAGCGTGCATCGCTCAGCCGATTGACTACCGACAGGAAATAAAAAAGCGCGGCATTTCCCGCGCTTTTTCAATGGGTTCGAGCAATCGTGCCTCAGTGATGCGCGGCCTTGCCCTTGTCGCCGCCATGATGCCGCGACGGCTTCGCGATCGACTGCGGATTCGGCACGACACGCACCGGTGCCGCGGAGACGGCGCCGCGCGTCGACGTATTCGACGGCGTGTTGTTCAGCGGTACGGCAGGCGCATTCGGCGACACGAACTGCACGAACACTTCGCCATCCTTCACCATGCCCATCTCGTAGCGCGCGCGCTCTTCGATGGCCGCAGTGCCGCCCTGCAGATCCTGCACTTCGCCTGCGGTGCGCTCGTTACGCAGCTTCTCGTCCGCGTTCTTCCGGAGCTGATCGTCGAGCTGCTGGCGCAATTCATGCACCCGCAGCCAGCCGCCGTGTCCCCACCATAGGGGGTACTGAATGAGCGCCAGCAAGGCAATCAGGACGACAGTGACAAGCCGCATGTAAGAACCGCAGATATAAGAAGCGCCGCTCCGCGCACATGCACAGAGCGGCGTCGATATGACGAACCCGATAGTAGCGCGTTAGCGCAGGTTATAGAAAGCCGATTTACCCGGGTAGCTTGCGATGTCGCCGAGATCTTCCTCGATGCGCAGCAGCTGGTTGTACTTCGAGATGCGGTCGCTGCGCGACAGCGAACCCGTCTTGATCTGACCGGCGTTCAGGCCGACCGCGATGTCCGCGATCGTCGAATCTTCGGTTTCGCCCGAGCGGTGCGAGATCACGGCCGTGTAGCCCGCGCGCTTCGCCATTTCGATCGCCGCGAACGTTTCGGTCAGCGTACCGATCTGGTTGATCTTGATGAGGATCGAGTTCGCGATGCCCTTCTCGATGCCTTCCTTCAGGATGCGCGTATTCGTGACGAACAGGTCGTCGCCGACCAGCTGCACCTTCTTGCCGAGGCGGTCGGTCAGCAGCTTCCAGCCTTCCCAGTCGCTTTCGTGCATGCCGTCCTCGATCGACACGATCGGGAACTTGTCGGCGAGCGTCGCGAGGTAGTCGGTGAATTCGGCCGACGACAGTTGCAGGCCTTCGCCCGCGAGCTGGTACTTGCCGTCGTGGTAGAACTCGGATGCCGCGCAGTCGAGCGCGAGCAGCACGTCTTCGCCCGCACGGTAGCCGGCCTTCTCGATTGCCTGCAGGATCGTCGACAGGCACTCGTCGTTGCTGCCGAAGTTCGGCGCGAAGCCGCCTTCGTCGCCGACTGCCGTGCTCATGCCGCGGTCGCTCAGGATCTTCTTCAGTGCGTGGAACACTTCCGCGCCGCAACGCAGGGCTTCACGGAACGTCGGCTGGCTCACCGGGACGATCATGAATTCCTGGATGTCGAGGCTGTTGTTCGCGTGCGCGCCGCCGTTGACGATGTTCATCATCGGCACCGGCAGTTGCATCGCACCCGAACCGCCGAAGTAGCGGTACAGCGGCAGGCCGGCCTCTTCGGCGGCTGCCTTCGCGACGGCCATCGACACGGCCAGCATCGCGTTCGCGCCGAGGCGCGACTTGTTGTCGGTGCCGTCCAGCTCGAGCAGCGTCTTGTCGAGGAACGCCTGTTCCGACGCGTCGAGGCCCATGATGGCTTCGGAGATTTCGGTGTTGATATGCTCGACTGCCTTCAGCACGCCCTTGCCGTTGTAGCGGCCGGCTTCGCCGTCGCGCAGTTCGATCGCTTCACGCGAGCCGGTGGACGCGCCCGACGGCACCGCCGCGCGGCCCATCGTGCCCGATTCGAGCAGCACGTCGCATTCGACGGTGGGGTTGCCGCGCGAATCCAGAATCTCGCGGCCGATGATATCTACGATTGCACTCATGGGTTTCCTCTGAGAATGACGATGGATTCTTCAAACTGCGACGGCGCGCGCGCCCGAACCGCTTTCGCTACTGACGCGCGAAGCCGTCGCAAGGTTCATTCGATCTTTAATTGAAATCGTTTTCCAGGAACGGATTGCGCTTCACCGCCTGGTCGAGCGTGACGAGGGTCTCCAGCAGCGCGCTCATCCGGTTCAGCGGCACCGCGTTCGGGCCATCCGACTTTGCCTCGGCCGGATTCGGGTGCGTCTCCATGAACAGGCCCGCGACGCCCGTCGCGACCGCCGCACGTGCGAGCACCGGCACGAATTCGCGCTGGCCGCCCGAGCTCGTGCCCTGCCCGCCCGGCAGTTGCACCGAGTGGGTCGCATCGAACACGACCGGCGCGCTCGTCTCGCGCATGATCGCGAGCGAACGCATGTCCGACACCAGATTGTTGTAGCCGAACGAGACACCGCGCTCGCACGCCATGAAGCGATCTTCCGAGAGCCCCGCTTCACGAGCCGCTTCGCGCGCCTTGTCGATCACGTTCTTCATGTCGTGCGGCGCGAGGAACTGGCCCTTCTTGATGTTGACGGGCTTGCCCGAGCGCGCGCACTCATGGATGAAATCGGTCTGGCGGCACAGGAACGCCGGCGTCTGCAGCACGTCGACGACCGACGCGACCTGCTCGATCTCCTCGATCGAATGCACGTCGGTCAGCACCGGCAGGCCGAGCTGGCGCTTCACCTCGGACAGGATCCGCAGGCCCTCGTCCATTCCGAGGCCACGGAACGACTTGCCCGAGCTGCGGTTCGCCTTGTCATAGGACGACTTGTAGATGAACGGAATGTTCAGCTTCGCGCAGATCTCCTTCAGGCGGCCCGCCGTGTCGATCGTCATTTGCTCCGATTCGACGACGCAGGTACCCGCGATCAGGAAGAAAGGCTTGTCGAGACCGACCTCGAAATCGCACAGCTTCATGCTTGCACTCCGCGCGCTTGCTTGTTGACAAGCGCAGCTTCGACGAACGACTTGAAGAGGGGGTGGCCGTCACGCGGCGTGGACGTGAATTCCGGGTGGAACTGGACGCCGACGAACCACGGGTGCATCGAACGCGGCAGCTCCATCATTTCCGGCAGATCCTCGCTCGGGGTACGGGCGCTGATGATAAGGCCGCCGGCTTCGAGCTGGGGCACGAAGCGGTTATTGACTTCATAACGGTGGCGATGGCGCTCGTTCACGTCCTTGCCGTAGATCTCTTCCGCCATCGTGCCCGGCTTGATCGGGCAGCGCTGCGAACCCAGGCGCATCGTACCGCCGAGATCGGACTCCTCGGTGCGCGTCTCGACCTTGCCGTCGCGGTCGTACCATTCGGTGATCAGCGCGACCACGCGTTCCGGCGTGTCCGGCTCGAATTCCGTGCTGTTCGCCTGCTTCAGGCCGACGACGTCGCGCGCGAACTCGATCACCGCGAGCTGCATGCCGAGGCAGATGCCGAGATACGGCACCTTCGCTTCACGCGCATAGCGGATCGCCGCGATCTTGCCTTCCGTGCCGCGACGGCCGAAACCGCCCGGCACCAGCACGGCGTCGAGATGCTTCAGGCTGTCGACACCGTTCGTCTCGATCTCTTCCGAGTCGATGTATTCGATGTTGACCTTGGTCGACGTGTGCAGCGATGCGTGGCGCAGCGCTTCGATCAGCGACTTGTACGACTCGGTCAGGTCGACATACTTGCCGACCATGCCGATCGTCACTTCGTGCTTCGGGTTCTCGAGCTTCTCGACGAGCTCCGACCACATGGTCAGGTCGGCGTCCTTTGGCGACAGCTTCAGTTCCTCGCAGATGATGCGATCGAGGCCCTGGTCGTGCAGCATCTGCGGAATCTTGTAGATGCTGTCGGCGTCCCACACCGAGATCACGGCGTCTTCCGGCACGTTCGAGAACATCGAGATCTTCTTCGATTCGTCGTCCGGAATGCGGCGGTCGGCACGGCACAGCAGCACGTGCGGCAGGATGCCGATCTCGCGCAGCTTCTGCACGCTGTGCTGGGTCGGCTTCGTCTTCAGCTCGCCGGCCGTCGCGACGTACGGCACCAGCGTCAGGTGCACGAAGCACGCGCTGTTGCGGCCGAGGCGCAGGCTCATCTGGCGCGCGGCTTCGAGGAACGGCAGCGACTCGATGTCGCCGACCGTGCCGCCGATCTCGACGATCGCGACATCCGGCTCACCGCAGGTGGCCGACGCGGCCCCGCGCTCGATGAACGCCTGGATTTCGTTCGTGATGTGCGGAATGACCTGCACGGTCTTGCCGAGATAGTCGCCGCGGCGTTCCTTGCGGATCACCGATTCGTAGATCTGGCCGGTCGTGAAGTTGTTGGCCTTGCGCATCTTCGTGCTGATGAAGCGCTCATAATGGCCGAGGTCGAGGTCGGTCTCCGCTCCGTCTTCCGTCACGAACACTTCGCCGTGCTGGAACGGGCTCATCGTGCCGGGGTCGACGTTGATGTAGGGATCGAGTTTGAGGAGGGTGACTTTCAGACCGCGCGATTCGAGGATCGCGGCGAGAGAAGCGGCGGCAATACCCTTGCCAAGGGAAGAAACTACGCCGCCGGTGACGAAAACATATTTGGTCATCGCTGGATGCTCGCGGGAAAAACGGATTATACCGTAAAGCCCGCCCTTCTCTCAGCAATTGGCGTGATGATCCTGCCCTTTCGCGTCGACCCGCACCAGCCGTGCGCGCCGGGGCGAAACCGCCCGCCGGCCGGTGCAACCGCGCGTGCCGGAGGCGGCGCCCCGGCCG
This region of Burkholderia contaminans genomic DNA includes:
- the kdsA gene encoding 3-deoxy-8-phosphooctulonate synthase, translated to MKLCDFEVGLDKPFFLIAGTCVVESEQMTIDTAGRLKEICAKLNIPFIYKSSYDKANRSSGKSFRGLGMDEGLRILSEVKRQLGLPVLTDVHSIEEIEQVASVVDVLQTPAFLCRQTDFIHECARSGKPVNIKKGQFLAPHDMKNVIDKAREAAREAGLSEDRFMACERGVSFGYNNLVSDMRSLAIMRETSAPVVFDATHSVQLPGGQGTSSGGQREFVPVLARAAVATGVAGLFMETHPNPAEAKSDGPNAVPLNRMSALLETLVTLDQAVKRNPFLENDFN
- the hslO gene encoding Hsp33 family molecular chaperone HslO — translated: MSDQLQKFMFNAAPVRGEIVSLRNTWQEVLARRDYPAPVRTVLGEMMAACALLSANLKFNGTLIMQIFGDGPVQMLVVQCGSDLSMRATAKFAGDSAQTIGDDTRFASLVNASGHGRCVITLDPADKLPGQQPYQGIVPLNGVDGPLESVSQVLEHYMHHSEQLDTRMWLAADRDRAVGMLLQKLPGDGGIVPRNAETDTDTWERVCTLGGTLSAQELLEVEPEVVFRRLFWQENVQHFEPAGTRFQCSCSREKVGAMLRMLGREEVDSVIVERGHVEIHCEFCNQRYEFDPVDVAQLFAAPGVETGIAPATEQRH
- a CDS encoding ferritin-like domain-containing protein; translation: MSMESSSFGNASACVRRAALEALRDAEPAAKAAQVRALYDALLAGQAAIAPSLELPESADLPGRPARPPLVEPRQLERRSMRSPEGRAVLLHALAHIEFNAINLALDAVWRFAGLPAPFYADWLKVAAEEAYHFTLLSDRLAAFGHAYGDFPAHNGLWEMCERTKGDVLARMALVPRTLEARGLDASPPIRARLVQAGDDASAAILDVILRDEIGHVAIGNRWFRHLCDEAGRDPVPTYRLLAEQYHAPRLRGPFNFDARRDAGFEQAELDELAAQDVAEGGAPR
- the eno gene encoding phosphopyruvate hydratase, translating into MSAIVDIIGREILDSRGNPTVECDVLLESGTMGRAAVPSGASTGSREAIELRDGEAGRYNGKGVLKAVEHINTEISEAIMGLDASEQAFLDKTLLELDGTDNKSRLGANAMLAVSMAVAKAAAEEAGLPLYRYFGGSGAMQLPVPMMNIVNGGAHANNSLDIQEFMIVPVSQPTFREALRCGAEVFHALKKILSDRGMSTAVGDEGGFAPNFGSNDECLSTILQAIEKAGYRAGEDVLLALDCAASEFYHDGKYQLAGEGLQLSSAEFTDYLATLADKFPIVSIEDGMHESDWEGWKLLTDRLGKKVQLVGDDLFVTNTRILKEGIEKGIANSILIKINQIGTLTETFAAIEMAKRAGYTAVISHRSGETEDSTIADIAVGLNAGQIKTGSLSRSDRISKYNQLLRIEEDLGDIASYPGKSAFYNLR
- a CDS encoding gamma carbonic anhydrase family protein; protein product: MTIYKLGDTAPTIHESVFVADTAAIIGKVVLEENASVWFGATIRGDNETITVGAGSNVQEGAVLHTDPGFPLTIAENVTIGHQAMLHGCTIGEGSLVGIQAVVLNGAVIGRNCLVGAGAVVTEGKAFPDNSLILGAPAKVVRELSAEDIARLRTNAKTYVERRAHFKEQLVRIG
- the ftsB gene encoding cell division protein FtsB; this translates as MRLVTVVLIALLALIQYPLWWGHGGWLRVHELRQQLDDQLRKNADEKLRNERTAGEVQDLQGGTAAIEERARYEMGMVKDGEVFVQFVSPNAPAVPLNNTPSNTSTRGAVSAAPVRVVPNPQSIAKPSRHHGGDKGKAAHH
- a CDS encoding CTP synthase, which gives rise to MTKYVFVTGGVVSSLGKGIAAASLAAILESRGLKVTLLKLDPYINVDPGTMSPFQHGEVFVTEDGAETDLDLGHYERFISTKMRKANNFTTGQIYESVIRKERRGDYLGKTVQVIPHITNEIQAFIERGAASATCGEPDVAIVEIGGTVGDIESLPFLEAARQMSLRLGRNSACFVHLTLVPYVATAGELKTKPTQHSVQKLREIGILPHVLLCRADRRIPDDESKKISMFSNVPEDAVISVWDADSIYKIPQMLHDQGLDRIICEELKLSPKDADLTMWSELVEKLENPKHEVTIGMVGKYVDLTESYKSLIEALRHASLHTSTKVNIEYIDSEEIETNGVDSLKHLDAVLVPGGFGRRGTEGKIAAIRYAREAKVPYLGICLGMQLAVIEFARDVVGLKQANSTEFEPDTPERVVALITEWYDRDGKVETRTEESDLGGTMRLGSQRCPIKPGTMAEEIYGKDVNERHRHRYEVNNRFVPQLEAGGLIISARTPSEDLPEMMELPRSMHPWFVGVQFHPEFTSTPRDGHPLFKSFVEAALVNKQARGVQA